Proteins from one Fragaria vesca subsp. vesca linkage group LG6, FraVesHawaii_1.0, whole genome shotgun sequence genomic window:
- the LOC101313716 gene encoding BAG family molecular chaperone regulator 4-like: MFKKNPTPKASPVTPPNEETVSELRPGGMCVQRRDYDDEHLAAAAASGPVITIHVTHGPVHHVINLPAHSTFGELKGLVSQKTGLEPEEQKLLFRGKEKEDEEHLDAAGAKDNSRVMLLQEPKRKERSIGELNENNEMEVDAGEVGVGSNEMEADAGEIGAMSPEMAKAFEAIAGVRAEVDGLSDRVSALDVAVNGGTKVSDKEFAVSTELLMRQLLKLDGIKAEGEARMQRKAEVRRVQNLVDSLDDLKVKNSNPINNDSNGVASQNSNGVNPQNSSGVASQNGNAVSVTTKWETFDSGVGSLTAPTPVPSSTEVTEDWQKFD, from the exons ATGTTCAAGAAGAACCCGACTCCGAAAGCCTCGCCGGTAACCCCTCCGAACGAGGAGACCGTCTCGGAGCTCCGACCCGGCGGCATGTGTGTCCAGCGCCGCGACTATGACGACGAACACCTCGCCGCCGCCGCCGCTTCTGGTCCCGTCATCACCATCCACGTCACTCACGGCCCGGTTCACCACGTCATCAACCTCCCGGCCCACTCCACTTTCG GGGAATTGAAGGGACTGGTTTCGCAGAAGACCGGGCTGGAGCCGGAGGAGCAGAAGCTGTTGTTCAGGGGGAAAGAGAAGGAAGATGAAGAGCATTTGGATGCGGCCGGCGCGAAGGATAATTCCAGGGTTATGCTCTTGCAGGAGCCGAAAAGGAAAGAGAGGAGCATCGGGGAGTTGAATGAGAACAATGAGATGGAAGTTGATGCTGGGGAGGTTGGAGTTGGAAGCAATGAGATGGAGGCTGATGCTGGAGAGATTGGAGCTATGAGCCCTGAGATGGCCAAGGCATTTGAAGCAATTGCTGGAGTCAGAGCCGAGGTTGATGGCCTGTCCGACAGG GTTTCTGCTTTGGATGTGGCTGTGAATGGTGGCACCAAGGTTTCCGATAAGGAGTTTGCTGTATCAACAGAGTTGCTCATGAGGCAGTTGCTGAAATTGGATGGCATCAAAGCCGAAGGAGAAGCTAGAATGCAGCGGAAGGCTGAG GTACGTCGTGTCCAGAACCTTGTGGATTCACTGGACGATCTGAAGGTGAAAAACTCCAATCCGATTAACAATGATAGCAATGGTGTGGCTTCTCAAAATAGCAATGGTGTGAATCCTCAGAACAGCAGCGGTGTCGCTTCTCAAAATGGCAATGCTGTCTCGGTAACAACCAAATGGGAAACCTTTGACTCTGGTGTGGGTAGCCTGACTGCTCCAACCCCAGTGCCATCTTCCACAGAAGTAACCGAGGACTGGCAGAAGTTTGATTAG
- the LOC101302373 gene encoding UPF0098 protein MTH_273-like — MAASDEFRLVLPGIDHEGKLPRKYTAEGQGARKNISPPVEWYNLPPGTKSLALVVEIIDAPDPNDPVVPFTNWVVVNIPPGVKSLPEGFSGKEEDQMGGQYGGLKEGNNDLKVPGWCGPKMPSPGHRFEFKLYALDDELNLGHKVTKEKVLETIEGHVLGESVVTAYF; from the exons ATGGCGGCAAGCGACGAGTTCAGACTAGTCTTACCAGGAATAGACCACGAAGGAAAACTACCCAGAAAGTACACCGCAGAAGGTCAAGGAGCAAGGAAGAACATATCTCCCCCAGTAGAATGGTACAACTTGCCTCCAGGGACCAAGAGCTTGGCCCTTGTGGTGGAGATCATAGATGCACCGGATCCGAACGACCCGGTTGTGCCGTTTACCAATTGGGTGGTGGTGAACATTCCCCCCGGTGTCAAGTCTCTCCCGGAGGGTTTTTCCGGGAAAGAAGAGGATCAGATGGGCGGACAGTACGGCGGGCTGAAAGAAGGGAACAATGACTTGAAGGTTCCGGGGTGGTGTGGCCCGAAGATGCCCTCGCCGGGTCACCGCTTCGAGTTCAAGCTCTATGCTTTGGATGATGAGCTTAACCTAGGTCACAAG GTGACGAAGGAGAAGGTGTTGGAGACAATTGAAGGGCATGTGCTCGGAGAGTCAGTGGTGACTGCGTATTTTTGA